In Vulpes lagopus strain Blue_001 chromosome 1, ASM1834538v1, whole genome shotgun sequence, a genomic segment contains:
- the LOC121484045 gene encoding PHD finger protein 6-like, which produces MSSSVEQKKGPTRQHKCGFSKSNRDKECGQLLISENQKVAAHQKCMLFSSAVVSSHSDNESLGGFSIEDVQKEIKRGTKLMCSLCHCPGATIGCDVKTCHRTYHYHCALHDKAQIREKPSQGIYMVYCRKHKKTAHNSEADLEESFNEHELEPASPKSKKKSRKGRPRKTNFKGLSEDTRSTSSHGTDEMESSSYRDRSPHRSSPSDTRPKCGFCHVGEEENEARGKLHIFNAKKAAAHYKCMLFSSGTVQLTTTSRAEFGDFDIKTVLQEIK; this is translated from the coding sequence atgtcaaGCTCAGTTGAACAGAAAAAAGGGCCTACAAGACAGCACAAATGTGGCTTTTCTAAGTCAAATAGAGACAAGGAATGTGGACAATTACTAATCTCTGAAAACCAGAAGGTGGCAGCACACCAGAAGTGCATGCTCTTTTCATCTGCTGTGGTATCATCACACTCTGATAACGAAAGTCTTGGTGGATTTTCTATTGAAGATgtccaaaaggaaattaaaagaggCACGAAGCTAATGTGTTCTTTGTGCCATTGTCCTGGAGCAACAATTGGTTGTGATGTGAAAACATGTCACAGGACATACCACTACCACTGTGCATTGCATGATAAAGCTCAAATACGAGAAAAACCTTCACAAGGAATTTACATGGTGTATTGCCGAAAACACAAGAAAACTGCACATAACTCTGAAGCTGACTTAGAAGAAAGTTTTAATGAACATGAACTGGAGCCTGCATCacctaaaagtaaaaagaaaagtcGCAAAGGAAGGCCAcgaaaaactaattttaaaggGCTGTCGGAAGATACCAGGTCCACATCCTCCCATGGAACAGATGAAATGGAAAGTAGTTCCTATAGAGATAGGTCTCCACATAGAAGCAGCCCTAGTGACACCAGGCCTAAATGTGGATTTTGTCATGtaggggaggaagaaaatgaagcaagagGAAAACTGCATATATTTAATGCCAAGAAGGCAGCTGCACATTATAAGTGCATGTTATTTTCTTCTGGCACAGTCCAGCTCACAACAACATCAAGAGCAGAATTTGGagattttgatattaaaactGTACTTCAGGAGATTAAGTGA